In Ectothiorhodospira sp. BSL-9, a single window of DNA contains:
- a CDS encoding ABC transporter substrate-binding protein, with amino-acid sequence MSRFMKGLFALALGALCAVSVAQAGKPVVVSSKIDTEGAVLGQIILQRLEAGGIEVRDRLQLGGTSIVRGALNSGDIDIYPEYTGNGAFFFDMTDSDVWHDAEQAYATVRERDAENGLIWLTPADANNTWAMSVRGDLARAQGLVTLEDLADYLNGGGDFRFAASAEFVESEQALPAFQSAYGFELRSDQLLVLSGGNTAATMRAAARQTSGVNAAMTYGTDGGIQALDLVVLEDTLGVQPVYQPAPVVRQTVLEAHPEIAELLEPVFRALDMETLQHLNGQVAVQGVSPRRVAADFLADLNE; translated from the coding sequence ATGTCTCGCTTCATGAAAGGACTGTTTGCGCTGGCGCTTGGTGCCCTTTGCGCCGTTTCCGTGGCCCAGGCCGGCAAGCCGGTGGTGGTGTCTTCGAAGATTGATACCGAGGGTGCCGTGCTGGGTCAGATCATCCTCCAGCGGCTTGAGGCGGGTGGCATCGAAGTTCGTGATCGGCTGCAGTTGGGGGGCACGAGTATCGTGCGCGGGGCATTGAATTCCGGGGACATCGACATCTACCCCGAATACACCGGCAACGGTGCCTTCTTCTTCGACATGACCGACAGCGACGTTTGGCATGACGCCGAACAGGCCTACGCCACCGTGCGCGAGCGGGATGCGGAAAACGGCTTGATCTGGCTCACTCCGGCCGATGCCAACAATACCTGGGCCATGAGTGTGCGCGGTGATCTGGCCCGGGCTCAGGGTCTCGTCACGCTGGAGGACCTGGCCGATTATCTCAATGGGGGAGGGGACTTCAGGTTTGCCGCCAGCGCCGAGTTTGTCGAGTCGGAGCAGGCCCTGCCGGCCTTCCAGTCGGCCTATGGATTCGAACTGCGGTCGGATCAGCTGCTGGTGCTGTCGGGGGGTAATACGGCAGCCACCATGCGCGCTGCCGCCCGTCAGACCAGTGGTGTCAATGCCGCCATGACCTACGGTACCGACGGTGGTATTCAGGCCCTGGATCTGGTGGTGCTGGAGGATACCCTGGGTGTGCAGCCGGTTTACCAGCCGGCGCCGGTGGTCCGGCAGACGGTTCTTGAAGCCCACCCGGAGATTGCTGAGCTGCTGGAGCCCGTGTTCCGGGCGCTGGATATGGAGACCCTGCAGCACCTCAATGGCCAGGTGGCGGTGCAGGGGGTGTCTCCCCGGCGTGTGGCGGCTGATTTCCTCGCGGACCTGAACGAGTAA
- a CDS encoding ABC transporter permease, giving the protein MVHEARPNRVLVSLMSLGLLAWLGLDALSVAPNRLVQGTPLSPVEALGWMVTLLGSVSMACVVWLAWRPTSARLWTALGLVMGLLVAMPLWLSGAVVAVLDPDMPQARVGIGPGLWVLLFLWLLVLVELRIRLGLRRVWVWSLLSFIILIWGVALSQWLTPLALVQEYQARSEQFLEAVLYHLALVGAAVGASLVIGLGLALAMRRFDGLRRLGFGVLNSLQTIPSLALFGLLLAPLAWLGNQVQWLGALGVSGIGWAPAWLALVAYSLLPMVRNTYVALEGVDPGVIESARGMGMSPLQVFFQVRLPLALPVMLEGIRITTVQAIGLTAVAALIGAGGLGTFIFQGLGQAAMDLVLLGALPIIAMALVADALLGALAERMRRREAS; this is encoded by the coding sequence ATGGTCCATGAAGCCAGGCCCAATCGGGTCCTGGTCAGCCTGATGAGTCTGGGGCTATTGGCCTGGCTGGGACTGGATGCCCTCAGCGTGGCCCCCAACCGGCTGGTGCAGGGAACGCCCCTGAGTCCGGTTGAGGCCCTGGGGTGGATGGTCACGCTGCTGGGGTCCGTGTCCATGGCCTGCGTGGTGTGGCTGGCCTGGCGCCCCACCTCTGCCAGGCTCTGGACAGCCCTGGGGCTGGTGATGGGGCTGCTGGTGGCCATGCCCCTGTGGTTGTCCGGTGCTGTTGTGGCCGTGCTGGACCCGGATATGCCTCAGGCGCGGGTGGGCATCGGCCCCGGTCTCTGGGTGCTGCTGTTCCTGTGGTTGCTGGTGCTGGTGGAGTTGCGCATTCGCTTGGGGCTGCGCCGCGTGTGGGTGTGGAGCCTGCTGTCGTTCATCATCCTGATCTGGGGGGTGGCCTTGAGCCAATGGCTCACGCCGCTGGCGCTGGTTCAGGAATACCAGGCCCGCAGCGAGCAATTCCTGGAAGCCGTGCTCTATCACCTGGCATTGGTGGGGGCGGCGGTGGGCGCCAGCCTGGTGATTGGCCTGGGCCTGGCGTTGGCGATGCGTCGTTTCGATGGTCTGCGGCGCCTGGGGTTCGGGGTGCTGAACTCCCTGCAGACCATTCCCAGCCTTGCCCTGTTCGGGCTTTTGCTGGCGCCACTGGCCTGGTTGGGCAATCAGGTGCAATGGTTGGGTGCCCTGGGCGTGAGCGGGATTGGCTGGGCTCCCGCCTGGCTGGCCCTGGTGGCGTACAGCCTGCTGCCCATGGTGCGCAATACTTACGTGGCCCTGGAAGGGGTGGATCCGGGCGTGATCGAATCGGCCCGCGGTATGGGTATGAGCCCTTTGCAGGTCTTTTTCCAGGTGCGCCTGCCGCTGGCCCTGCCGGTGATGCTGGAGGGCATCCGTATCACCACCGTTCAAGCCATCGGCCTGACGGCCGTGGCAGCCCTCATCGGCGCCGGTGGGCTGGGCACCTTCATCTTTCAGGGGCTGGGGCAGGCGGCGATGGACCTGGTGCTGCTGGGGGCGCTGCCCATCATCGCCATGGCGCTGGTGGCCGATGCCCTGCTGGGCGCCCTGGCGGAACGAATGCGACGGCGGGAGGCCTCATGA
- a CDS encoding ABC transporter ATP-binding protein yields MIELFDVTRRFGDETAVDRISLRVERGEFCVLVGTSGCGKSTTLRMINRLIEHSEGEIHLDGQPIRDFQEDQLRRRIGYAIQSTGLFPHWTVGRNIGLVPRLLQWPGSRIQERVEALMDLLGLPPEFAHKYPHQLSGGQAQRVGVARALAADPEILLMDEPFGALDPITRQTLQGELRDLQHRLDKTIVFVTHDMDEALTLADRLVVMHAGRIVQQGSPTELLRAPADDFVASLLGGDDRGLKEAALIRVEERMLPVTREAEGAPRVRRHATVNQALSLMLWHHTRHLLVVDEGDSLVGQLSLDVLLHKACHE; encoded by the coding sequence ATGATCGAGCTCTTTGACGTAACCCGGCGGTTTGGCGACGAGACGGCGGTGGACCGCATCTCGCTGCGGGTGGAACGGGGTGAGTTCTGTGTGCTGGTGGGGACTTCCGGCTGCGGCAAGTCCACCACCCTGCGCATGATCAACCGGCTCATCGAGCACAGCGAGGGTGAGATCCATCTGGACGGTCAACCGATCCGGGATTTCCAGGAGGATCAGTTGCGCCGCCGCATCGGCTATGCCATCCAGAGTACCGGGCTGTTTCCCCACTGGACGGTGGGTCGGAATATCGGGCTGGTGCCCCGCCTGCTGCAGTGGCCCGGGTCACGCATTCAGGAACGGGTGGAGGCGCTGATGGACTTGCTGGGGCTGCCGCCGGAGTTTGCCCACAAGTACCCGCACCAGTTGTCCGGCGGCCAGGCCCAGCGCGTAGGGGTGGCACGGGCTCTGGCAGCCGACCCGGAGATTCTGTTGATGGATGAGCCTTTCGGGGCCCTGGATCCCATCACCCGCCAGACCCTGCAAGGGGAGCTGCGCGACCTCCAGCATCGCCTGGACAAGACCATCGTCTTCGTCACCCACGACATGGACGAGGCCCTGACACTGGCCGATCGGCTGGTGGTGATGCACGCGGGGCGCATCGTGCAGCAGGGCAGCCCCACTGAACTGCTGCGGGCACCGGCGGATGATTTCGTGGCGTCCTTGCTGGGCGGGGATGATCGGGGGCTCAAGGAGGCGGCTCTGATTCGGGTGGAGGAGCGCATGCTGCCTGTCACACGGGAGGCCGAAGGTGCGCCGAGGGTGCGTCGGCACGCCACGGTGAACCAGGCCCTGTCACTGATGCTGTGGCATCACACACGGCATCTGCTCGTGGTGGATGAGGGCGACTCTCTTGTGGGGCAACTCTCCTTGGATGTACTGCTGCACAAGGCATGTCATGAGTGA
- a CDS encoding ABC transporter permease produces MSDVAIKEGEAVNRRSRWRFVVPLIWLAALLLLAVGMTTLEPLFRLLEPDLRQVIYVRESFLVLLGQHVLMVAVAALLATVVGVGAAVAVTRAAGRDFMPMVAQLASIGQTFPPVAVLALAVPLLGFGTVPVIVALVLYGLLPIVRNTLAGLQGVSAEVLEAARGMGMSPRQVLLQVELPLAAPVILAGIRTSVTINVATAALGATVGASNLGDPIISGIVNGNTPYIIQGAVMIGLLALAVDSLFERLQPRVPGQASDGQVANG; encoded by the coding sequence ATGAGTGACGTGGCCATCAAGGAGGGCGAGGCGGTCAATCGACGATCCCGATGGCGTTTTGTCGTGCCCCTGATCTGGCTGGCGGCCCTGCTGCTGCTGGCTGTGGGCATGACCACCCTGGAGCCCCTGTTTCGCCTGTTGGAGCCGGATCTTCGCCAGGTGATCTACGTCCGGGAGAGCTTTTTGGTGTTGCTGGGGCAGCATGTCCTGATGGTGGCCGTGGCGGCGCTGCTGGCCACCGTCGTGGGGGTGGGGGCGGCCGTGGCGGTCACGCGGGCGGCCGGGCGTGATTTCATGCCCATGGTGGCGCAACTGGCCTCCATCGGTCAGACCTTCCCGCCGGTGGCGGTGCTGGCGCTGGCCGTGCCGTTGCTGGGTTTTGGAACGGTGCCGGTGATCGTGGCCCTGGTGCTGTATGGTCTGCTGCCCATCGTGCGCAATACCCTGGCAGGTCTTCAGGGGGTCTCTGCGGAGGTGCTGGAGGCGGCCCGGGGTATGGGCATGAGCCCAAGGCAGGTATTGCTTCAGGTGGAATTGCCGCTGGCGGCGCCGGTGATCCTGGCCGGCATCCGCACCTCGGTGACCATCAATGTGGCCACCGCGGCCCTGGGGGCGACAGTGGGGGCCAGTAATCTGGGTGACCCCATCATCTCCGGCATCGTCAATGGCAATACCCCCTATATCATTCAGGGAGCGGTGATGATCGGACTCCTGGCCCTCGCCGTGGACAGTCTCTTCGAGCGATTACAGCCTCGGGTGCCCGGACAGGCCAGCGATGGTCAAGTCGCCAACGGTTAG
- the pufB gene encoding light-harvesting antenna LH1, beta subunit: MMGETKGSLSGLNEEEAMEFHGVFMTSMMGFLAVAAVAHVLAWMWRPWGVSW, from the coding sequence ATGATGGGTGAAACGAAAGGTTCTCTTTCGGGGCTGAACGAAGAGGAAGCCATGGAGTTTCATGGTGTGTTCATGACCAGCATGATGGGCTTCCTGGCGGTTGCCGCCGTGGCTCACGTTCTGGCCTGGATGTGGCGTCCCTGGGGTGTGTCCTGGTAA
- the pufA gene encoding light-harvesting antenna LH1, alpha subunit — MWRTWLLFDPRRALVALFAFLAVLALLIHFILLSTERFNWMHTASLVDTTEQVAMQAQTGKSTLA, encoded by the coding sequence ATGTGGCGTACTTGGCTGCTGTTCGATCCGCGCAGAGCGCTGGTTGCCCTGTTTGCATTCCTGGCCGTGCTGGCCCTTTTGATCCACTTCATCCTGTTGAGCACTGAGCGCTTCAACTGGATGCACACTGCCTCCCTGGTCGACACGACCGAGCAGGTTGCGATGCAGGCTCAGACGGGCAAGTCGACCCTGGCCTAA
- a CDS encoding DUF2189 domain-containing protein yields the protein MDNLIKRRYPEDSGEIQPRQTLDSGTPPIRQISTDAPLRWLVLGWKDLWRAPAGLVHGLLVAAFGLGILWLTWGQPWLTMALISGFLLVGPALAVGVNELARHLEHGDQGNPGIGQSFRALPALGSSLWLFAAMLAAMFLIWTGYMALWIGVMNVGVLGQPGSLGELLGTMLSTTRGIVSLIGVVVAGAALAVAAFALSVVTVPAMLDRHAGVVDAMAISLKALSRNPIPMLVWAAWITALFGLSVLTALIALIVVFPWIGFAMWHGYREMVVQDEDPKTSESATS from the coding sequence GTGGACAACCTGATCAAGCGCCGGTATCCAGAAGATTCAGGCGAAATTCAACCACGGCAGACCTTGGATAGCGGTACGCCGCCCATTCGACAAATATCCACCGATGCGCCCCTGCGATGGCTGGTACTGGGATGGAAAGATCTTTGGCGGGCACCGGCAGGCCTGGTTCATGGGTTACTGGTTGCCGCCTTCGGGCTGGGGATTCTCTGGCTCACCTGGGGCCAGCCATGGCTCACCATGGCATTGATATCCGGATTTCTGCTGGTGGGGCCTGCATTGGCGGTGGGAGTCAATGAACTCGCTCGACACCTGGAGCATGGTGATCAGGGCAATCCGGGTATCGGACAAAGCTTTCGAGCCTTACCGGCGCTGGGCTCCTCCCTGTGGCTGTTTGCGGCCATGCTGGCTGCCATGTTCCTCATCTGGACCGGCTACATGGCCCTGTGGATCGGCGTCATGAATGTGGGCGTGCTTGGCCAACCGGGGAGCCTGGGTGAGTTGCTCGGCACCATGCTGTCCACTACCCGCGGCATCGTCTCCCTGATAGGGGTGGTGGTGGCGGGTGCTGCCTTGGCCGTTGCTGCCTTCGCGCTGAGTGTGGTCACGGTACCTGCGATGCTGGATCGCCACGCAGGGGTTGTGGACGCCATGGCGATCAGCCTGAAGGCGCTCAGCCGAAACCCGATTCCCATGCTGGTTTGGGCAGCGTGGATCACCGCCTTGTTCGGCCTGTCGGTGCTGACCGCACTCATCGCGCTGATCGTGGTGTTTCCCTGGATCGGCTTCGCCATGTGGCATGGATACCGTGAGATGGTGGTCCAGGACGAGGATCCGAAGACCTCTGAGAGCGCAACGTCATAG
- a CDS encoding complex I subunit 5 family protein, whose protein sequence is MAIAIALPLALPTLLALLMVLPKARPFIWRLMPLAALPALALALLAPMPLSIRGEWLLMGATFGLDEVARLFLGFTAVLWIAAGAAAREWFSGTPGERGFAVCFLLAMTGNLGLILAQDALGFYAFFGLMSFAAYGLVVQARSETAFKAGRLYIAFVILGELALFAGLALAANEAGSRLLADLRAAELSGLTASLLLVGFAVKLGIMPVHFWLPPAHGAAPVPASAVLSGAMIKAGLFGMLATLPMGTQAMPDHGTVMMAAGLVTIFAAVLLGLSQDNPKRVLGFSSVSQMGLIAVGFGAGLMAPAAWPALLPVLVFMAAHHALAKGALFLGTGLFGAQTGRTGRVLVLSLLAVPALVLAGMPMTSGALAKEALKSALAAGSEAWLPWLIVGVTLSGLATLLLMARFAVTLWAKAPVTPHAAPPEGLVLPTLGLAVAAAALPLVWSSAAGALAAPISAAGPTEAWPLATGAALALGAWIRARALAVGPQVFRDQIARPFVLVASGAEKFVARQRRAAARIGRRVPAIVGERASHWRLGQTAVAALIVAVLIIEANGWK, encoded by the coding sequence ATGGCTATCGCGATCGCCCTGCCCCTGGCACTGCCGACACTGCTGGCCCTGCTCATGGTGCTGCCAAAGGCGCGCCCCTTCATCTGGCGGCTGATGCCGCTGGCAGCGCTGCCCGCACTGGCGCTGGCGCTGCTGGCCCCCATGCCACTGAGCATCAGGGGTGAGTGGCTGCTGATGGGGGCCACCTTCGGGCTCGATGAGGTCGCACGACTGTTCCTGGGATTCACCGCGGTGTTGTGGATTGCGGCCGGCGCAGCGGCGCGGGAATGGTTCAGCGGCACGCCGGGCGAACGCGGCTTCGCAGTGTGCTTCCTGTTGGCGATGACCGGTAATCTGGGGCTGATTCTCGCGCAGGATGCGCTCGGCTTTTACGCTTTCTTCGGCCTGATGAGCTTTGCCGCCTATGGACTGGTGGTACAAGCGCGCTCGGAGACGGCCTTCAAGGCCGGTCGACTCTACATCGCCTTTGTCATCCTGGGGGAGTTGGCGCTGTTTGCCGGGCTTGCGCTCGCCGCCAACGAAGCCGGATCGCGCCTGCTGGCTGATCTGCGTGCCGCTGAACTCTCGGGGCTCACGGCATCACTCCTGCTGGTGGGCTTCGCGGTCAAGCTCGGTATCATGCCGGTGCATTTCTGGTTGCCACCGGCACATGGCGCAGCCCCGGTACCGGCAAGTGCCGTGCTGTCGGGTGCCATGATCAAGGCCGGGCTGTTCGGCATGCTGGCGACGCTGCCCATGGGTACGCAGGCCATGCCCGACCACGGCACGGTGATGATGGCGGCGGGGCTCGTCACGATCTTTGCCGCGGTGCTCCTGGGGTTGAGCCAGGACAACCCCAAGAGGGTACTGGGCTTTTCCAGCGTGAGCCAGATGGGACTGATCGCGGTCGGTTTCGGGGCCGGGTTGATGGCACCTGCTGCCTGGCCGGCGCTCCTGCCCGTGCTGGTGTTCATGGCGGCGCATCACGCATTGGCCAAGGGCGCACTCTTTCTAGGTACTGGGCTGTTTGGCGCCCAGACGGGGCGTACTGGACGGGTGCTGGTGCTCAGCCTCCTTGCCGTGCCGGCGCTCGTACTGGCGGGAATGCCCATGACCTCGGGCGCACTGGCAAAGGAGGCGCTGAAATCAGCCCTGGCGGCGGGCTCCGAGGCATGGCTTCCCTGGCTGATCGTGGGGGTGACGCTGTCGGGTCTGGCCACCCTGCTCCTGATGGCACGCTTCGCCGTCACCCTATGGGCAAAGGCCCCGGTCACCCCGCACGCTGCCCCTCCCGAGGGGCTGGTCCTGCCGACCCTCGGTCTCGCGGTGGCTGCGGCTGCACTTCCGCTCGTTTGGTCTTCAGCCGCCGGGGCCCTCGCCGCACCCATCAGCGCTGCCGGACCCACCGAGGCCTGGCCACTGGCCACGGGCGCCGCACTGGCCCTTGGCGCCTGGATTCGCGCTCGTGCCCTTGCGGTCGGGCCACAGGTGTTCAGGGATCAGATCGCCCGTCCCTTCGTACTGGTGGCCAGTGGTGCCGAAAAGTTCGTCGCCCGCCAACGCCGCGCCGCAGCGCGCATCGGGCGCCGCGTCCCTGCAATCGTCGGCGAGCGTGCCAGCCACTGGCGGCTCGGACAGACCGCGGTGGCCGCGCTGATCGTCGCCGTGCTGATCATCGAGGCAAATGGTTGGAAATGA
- a CDS encoding complex I subunit 5 family protein, giving the protein MNDASLLPLMILMTPLCAAPLLFALPERSARLRTAINLGAALLKLVLVSWLSWKVSQGVIYDLRLTVLPGLEFNLQADPLAILFIALSAVLWLITTVYAVGYLEKGPHRARFFGFFSLCVAATVGIALAGNLFTFLIFYEILTLATYPLVIHYGTAAALRAGRIYLIYTLGGGLVLLLGTLGLWVLAGSTDFVPGGILAGVAEDSPLAAQLLFLVLIIGLGVKAALVPLHSWLPIAMIAPAPVSALLHAVAVVKAGAFGIMRVVYEVYGIETAQLLGLTTPLAVLAAVTILYGSIRALGQDDIKRRLAWSTVSQVSYIALGIALASPIAAIGALAHLIHQGIMKITLFMVAGNLAEGRGIKKVSQMNGVGLAMPGSMAAFTLAALGMIGLPPLAGFVSKWYLAAGGLQAGQGWVIPLLLGSSLLNAAYFLPMIHRAWFRTPDTAPQQGLVRRRIGWMLAAPPIATAALVLIAGGLANAPFSPIEWTRFIVTLEYSQEAL; this is encoded by the coding sequence ATGAACGACGCATCACTGTTGCCGCTCATGATCCTCATGACCCCGCTGTGCGCGGCTCCGCTCTTGTTCGCACTGCCCGAACGCAGTGCCCGGCTGCGCACGGCCATCAATCTGGGCGCAGCATTGCTCAAGCTTGTGCTGGTCAGCTGGCTCAGCTGGAAGGTCAGTCAGGGCGTGATCTACGATCTGCGACTGACGGTCCTGCCGGGGCTTGAGTTCAACCTGCAGGCCGATCCGCTGGCGATCCTGTTCATCGCGCTTTCGGCGGTGCTGTGGCTGATCACCACGGTCTATGCGGTGGGCTACCTGGAGAAGGGACCGCACCGGGCACGTTTTTTCGGCTTCTTCAGCCTCTGCGTGGCCGCGACGGTGGGCATCGCGCTGGCGGGTAACCTGTTCACCTTCCTCATCTTCTACGAGATACTCACGCTCGCCACCTATCCGCTTGTGATCCATTACGGCACCGCGGCGGCGCTGCGTGCGGGGCGGATCTACCTGATCTATACCCTGGGCGGGGGGCTCGTGCTGCTCCTGGGGACACTCGGGCTCTGGGTGCTGGCGGGCAGCACCGATTTCGTCCCCGGCGGTATTCTGGCCGGGGTCGCGGAAGACTCCCCCCTGGCCGCACAGTTGCTGTTCCTCGTGCTCATCATCGGGCTGGGGGTCAAGGCGGCACTGGTGCCGCTGCACAGCTGGCTGCCCATCGCCATGATCGCCCCGGCGCCGGTTTCGGCACTTCTGCATGCGGTCGCGGTGGTCAAGGCCGGCGCCTTTGGCATCATGCGCGTTGTCTATGAGGTGTACGGGATCGAGACGGCGCAGCTCCTCGGGCTGACCACGCCGCTCGCGGTGCTGGCGGCGGTGACGATCCTCTATGGCTCGATCCGGGCACTCGGCCAGGACGACATCAAGCGCCGGCTGGCCTGGTCCACGGTCAGCCAGGTCAGCTACATCGCTCTGGGCATCGCGCTGGCCAGCCCCATCGCGGCGATCGGCGCACTCGCGCATCTGATCCATCAAGGCATCATGAAGATCACCCTGTTCATGGTGGCGGGCAACCTGGCCGAGGGGCGGGGAATCAAAAAGGTCAGCCAGATGAACGGCGTGGGTCTTGCCATGCCGGGCTCCATGGCAGCCTTCACGCTGGCCGCGCTTGGCATGATCGGCCTGCCACCGCTGGCCGGATTCGTGAGCAAGTGGTACCTGGCCGCGGGCGGACTCCAGGCAGGACAAGGCTGGGTCATTCCGCTGTTGCTGGGGTCAAGCCTGCTCAACGCCGCCTATTTCCTGCCGATGATCCACCGGGCCTGGTTCCGAACCCCGGACACCGCGCCACAGCAGGGGCTCGTGCGTCGGCGCATTGGCTGGATGCTCGCCGCGCCGCCCATCGCAACCGCCGCGCTCGTGCTGATTGCCGGGGGGCTGGCCAATGCGCCCTTCAGCCCGATTGAATGGACCCGATTCATTGTCACCCTCGAATATTCGCAGGAGGCGCTGTAA
- a CDS encoding complex I subunit 5 family protein — protein MTEMLAIDWLTAVIFVPLAGAMLAFLLPRQAHLVGVGAMALTALVTIALVLQVLTEGAMITHLGNWEAPLGIDLRVDGLSAILLAMTAGVGLLVSLGALDSYASRRVPERMRRYFWPLWLLLLSGLNGAYLSTDLFNLYVMLEVIALAAVGLTVLSGRIEAVRAGLEYMYASILGALLFLMGVGFVYLELGRLDFAGLLAANSSPALSAALALMVAGLALKTALFPLHVWLPQAHSNATAPASALLSALVVKVSLYIVLRLAQYMLPPSEILVALIGVLGLGAILWGSIQALRAERLKLLVAWSTVAQIGLIFVAFARAGADGVAESWKAAALLMLAHAIAKAAMFLAAGRIKDEIGHDRIRDLDRSPIRPTLAQLSFAVAAISLVGLPPSLGFAGKWILMEGAMTNGYWHWIVVTMTATMLSVAYFSRVLTGFLRFDRQRTPAGEHQGWALADAAPLTLALFALGLGLFAAPILSFMDIGYPFGATP, from the coding sequence ATGACTGAGATGCTGGCCATCGACTGGCTGACCGCCGTCATCTTTGTCCCGCTCGCGGGGGCGATGCTGGCCTTCCTGCTGCCCCGCCAGGCCCACCTGGTGGGTGTGGGTGCCATGGCGCTCACCGCACTTGTCACCATTGCGCTCGTGCTGCAGGTGCTGACCGAGGGAGCGATGATCACGCACCTGGGCAACTGGGAGGCGCCGCTGGGTATCGACCTGCGTGTCGACGGGCTGAGCGCGATACTCCTGGCCATGACCGCCGGCGTGGGTCTGTTGGTCAGCCTCGGCGCGCTCGACAGCTACGCCAGTCGCCGCGTCCCCGAGCGGATGCGTCGTTATTTCTGGCCCCTCTGGCTGTTGCTGCTCAGCGGCCTGAACGGCGCCTATCTCTCCACGGACCTGTTCAACCTCTACGTGATGCTGGAGGTGATCGCCCTGGCTGCTGTGGGCCTGACGGTGCTTTCGGGCCGGATCGAGGCAGTGCGCGCGGGGCTTGAATACATGTACGCCTCCATCCTGGGGGCCCTTCTCTTCCTGATGGGCGTGGGCTTCGTGTATCTGGAGCTCGGGCGGCTGGATTTTGCGGGCCTGCTCGCGGCCAACTCCTCGCCTGCGCTCAGCGCGGCGCTGGCGCTGATGGTGGCGGGGCTCGCCCTCAAGACGGCCCTGTTTCCTCTCCATGTCTGGCTGCCCCAGGCCCATTCCAATGCCACTGCTCCGGCCTCAGCACTGCTCTCGGCGCTGGTGGTGAAGGTGTCACTCTACATCGTGCTGCGATTGGCGCAATACATGCTGCCACCCTCCGAGATCCTGGTCGCACTCATCGGCGTCCTGGGCTTGGGCGCGATCCTGTGGGGCTCGATCCAGGCCCTGCGGGCTGAACGGCTGAAGCTTCTGGTTGCATGGTCCACGGTGGCGCAGATCGGGCTCATCTTCGTAGCTTTTGCGCGCGCAGGGGCAGACGGGGTGGCGGAAAGCTGGAAGGCAGCGGCGCTCCTGATGCTTGCTCATGCCATCGCCAAGGCCGCGATGTTCCTGGCCGCCGGGCGCATCAAGGATGAGATCGGCCATGACCGCATCCGCGATCTCGACCGCTCACCCATCCGCCCGACGCTCGCCCAACTCAGCTTCGCCGTTGCCGCGATCAGCCTGGTTGGTCTGCCGCCAAGCCTCGGCTTCGCGGGTAAATGGATCCTGATGGAGGGCGCGATGACGAACGGATACTGGCACTGGATTGTGGTGACCATGACCGCGACGATGCTGAGCGTGGCCTATTTCAGCCGGGTTCTGACCGGATTTCTGCGCTTCGATCGGCAGCGCACCCCTGCGGGTGAGCATCAGGGCTGGGCGCTGGCCGATGCCGCGCCGCTCACGCTGGCGCTCTTCGCGCTGGGTCTGGGCCTCTTCGCCGCACCAATCCTGAGCTTCATGGACATCGGCTATCCCTTCGGTGCAACGCCATGA
- a CDS encoding NADH-quinone oxidoreductase subunit K, which translates to MSTGLIFGLTGLAVFIIGLCGALILVDPLRRLLALKLCSVGASFMLIVAAWNAPPATPDPVPHALVITGIVVMISATAVALALIRRLHTLEQEQND; encoded by the coding sequence ATGAGCACCGGACTGATCTTCGGCCTGACCGGCCTTGCCGTCTTCATCATCGGACTCTGCGGCGCACTGATACTGGTCGATCCGCTGCGCCGGCTGCTGGCGCTCAAGCTGTGCTCGGTGGGGGCGAGCTTCATGCTCATCGTCGCCGCCTGGAACGCACCACCCGCCACGCCTGATCCCGTACCGCATGCGCTCGTGATCACGGGGATTGTCGTGATGATCAGTGCCACCGCAGTGGCGCTCGCCCTCATCCGTCGCCTGCACACGCTGGAGCAAGAGCAAAATGACTGA